A DNA window from Brassica napus cultivar Da-Ae unplaced genomic scaffold, Da-Ae ScsIHWf_1070;HRSCAF=1521, whole genome shotgun sequence contains the following coding sequences:
- the LOC111212550 gene encoding uncharacterized protein LOC111212550: MPKRQKKQSERGDSSVQTARLSTKGKFRKTDRSHPANREITQQWDIHDDDFYEQMRGVEICPSRFAHRDTTDALGITEDIEALFEKIGLGYIFDLHCDCYADLTRQFLASARLYHPDEDNPVADKAMFSFIVNRQFHSMTIFQLCDVFGFGKGRQSCVPDFPEHNDFWTFIASGNFISREAKQARIRSPVLRYAVRVISSVIYGKTEPAAVTKDELALLFIGAGHLWPQGADITYVSGKDINIGAVIAEKLAYFKVSDTKRCGFGAVITQILRHCGVFLPPVDRVVDKKGMYQNFFDMRALISSHYLTGPWRGSIDKSAPHIYQFQNQQGREQFVKLPDTAITELTDPGAIIFLPPPASLCTRPATLKKKGVASSSTHQQTPHDDIEEEPEDEESLFPTDFTPYMLPPAPPATASAAEINAWSIKSHQTNNSILLKMWKGICNIKKGCASQPAVSGDSDDDSGAHDTAAGPEAAEDSDDDGALERRSKRRTDRNA, translated from the coding sequence ATGCCTAAGAGACAGAAGAAGCAGAGTGAGCGTGGGGATTCCTCGGTACAGACTGCTAGGCTCAGCACAAAGGGCAAGTTCCGAAAGACGGATAGGTCTCATCCTGCGAATCGAGAGATAACCCAGCAGTGGGATATACATGATGATGATTTCTATGAGCAGATGAGGGGAGTGGAAATATGTCCGTCGCGCTTCGCTCACAGAGACACTACAGATGCATTGGGGATAACCGAGGATATTGAAGCCTTGTTCGAGAAGATTGGCCTGGGATACATCTTCGATCTTCACTGTGATTGCTATGCTGACTTGACCAGGCAGTTCCTCGCATCAGCCCGCCTCTACCATCCTGACGAGGACAACCCAGTTGCTGATAAGGCGATGTTCTCCTTCATTGTGAACAGGCAGTTCCACTCCATGACCATCTTTCAGCTGTGCGACGTCTTTGGGTTCGGGAAAGGACGTCAATCTTGTGTTCCTGACTTCCCGGAACACAATGATTTCTGGACATTCATCGCTTCAGGAAACTTCATCTCTCGAGAGGCCAAGCAAGCGAGAATACGTAGCCCTGTTCTGCGATATGCAGTGAGAGTGATCAGCAGTGTTATCTATGGGAAGACGGAACCCGCTGCAGTGACAAAAGATGAGCTAGCTCTTCTGTTCATCGGGGCTGGACACCTATGGCCTCAAGGCGCGGACATTACCTATGTTAGCGGGAAGGACATAAACATAGGAGCTGTGATCGCGGAGAAGCTTGCGTACTTCAAAGTTTCAGATACGAAGAGATGTGGGTTTGGAGCGGTTATCACACAGATCTTAAGGCATTGTGGAGTGTTTCTTCCACCTGTTGACAGAGTGGTGGATAAGAAGGGGATGTATCAGAACTTTTTCGACATGAGAGCACTCATTAGCAGCCACTACCTCACCGGCCCTTGGCGAGGAAGCATCGACAAGTCCGCCCCTCATATCTACCAGTTCCAGAACCAACAAGGGAGAGAGCAATTTGTCAAGCTACCCGATACCGCCATCACCGAGCTGACTGATCCAGGTGCTATCATATTTCTACCACCGCCTGCATCTCTCTGCACCAGACCCGcgacactgaagaagaaaggagtcgCATCATCATCGACACACCAGCAGACACCACATGATGATATAGAGGAGGAACCTGAAGATGAGGAAAGTCTTTTCCCCACGGATTTCACTCCGTATATGCTGCCACCAGCACCTCCCGCTACTGCATCCGCTGCTGAGATCAACGCTTGGTCGATCAAGAgccatcaaaccaacaactccatACTGCTGAAGATGTGGAAGGGAATCTGCAACATTAAGAAGGGATGCGCATCACAGCCAGCTGTTTCTGGAGATAGCGATGACGACTCAGGCGCTCACGACACCGCTGCTGGACCTGAGGCAGCGGaggactctgatgatgatggagccTTGGAGAGGCGCTCCAAGAGGCGTACTGACCGCAACGCCTGA